TGGTACCGGTGTTATTGCAGGTGGTGGTGTGCGTATTGTTTTAGAAAGTGCTGGTATTAAGAATGTTCTATCTAAGTCACAGGGCTCTTCAAATCCACATAATGTTGTAAAGGCTACGTTCAAAGCATTGCTTCAATTGCGAGATCCTTTAACTATTGCTAAACAACGAGGTATTTCTTTAGAGAAAGTTTTTAATGGATAATTTTATTATGGAAAAAATAAAAATTACTCAGATTCGTAGTTTAATCAAACGGCCTAAATGTCAAAAAGATACCATGAAGGCACTTGGATTAGGTCGTATGCATAAGAGTGTTTCGCATAAAACTACCCCTCAGATATT
This is a stretch of genomic DNA from Cardinium endosymbiont of Culicoides punctatus. It encodes these proteins:
- the rpmD gene encoding 50S ribosomal protein L30 codes for the protein MEKIKITQIRSLIKRPKCQKDTMKALGLGRMHKSVSHKTTPQILGMIKKINHLVVTENI